The sequence below is a genomic window from Desulfobacterales bacterium.
CGTCGGTGCATAATCAAAAATGGCTTTCAGTTTTTCTTCACTTTTATATAATGTTTCGTAAAGATATGCATTTTCGATTGAAATCGCTGCTTGCGTAACCAAAACATCCAGCGTTGAAATCCGTTTTTTTGTAAAAACCGAATCACTGGCATTATTTTCCAGGTACAATACCCCAAACACTTTTTCCTTTAGCGCAATAGGCATGCACAAAAGGGATTTAACATTTTCTTTTTGCAGATAAACATCTTTTGAAAAAAGGTTTGATTTAGCAGCATCATCATATAATTGGGTTTCTTTGGTTCTCATCACATACTTGACCACTGCGGCTGATAATCGATTACAATTTTCTATATTTTTAGTTTCATCTGCCAGCTCTTTGTTTTTATCTACGGTTTCCGATGCTTCAATAATCAATTGTCCATCTGTTTCCATGACAATGAAGCCTTTTTGAGCACCACTGTTTTCAATCAATATATGAATAAGACGTTTAAGCAAAAGTTTAAGATTCAATTCGCCGGATATGATTTGAGAGGCCTTAATGATCGTATTTAAATCCAAATTTAAGGAAATATCATCTACATTATCCATGGTTGGAGAATCAAGGGCGCAAACAAATTCTACAATATCCGAATATTTTTCATGCATATCCTGAATTTTAATGATCGCTCCCCACTTCTCATAACCTGTAAAGGCTTCCTGAAGGTAGAGTCGTCCGATTTTATCGAGATTCTGTGAAAAATAAAATTTTGAAGCCAGTTCATTGGATAAGGCTTCAAAATTCGTAAAATCATTATCCTTTGCCTGTGAAGCCGCTTGATCATAAAGCGTCATAGCTATCAGAGAATTACCGGTTATACGATTTATTTCCGCTGAAAGTAACGTACTCATAAAGGAAAAATTCATCGGACATTTTTCCGACAAATCTTGTAACATATTCTGAATTTCTATGGCTTTGGCCAAGAACTCATTCTGCTGGGTTTCGGTAACATCATCATGATTTTGTAGCAATGTCAGTGCAAATAAAAAGATTCCAATATAAGGTTGATATTGTCCGGGATTGGTTCTGATACAAACATCCGCATTTGGGGTCAATGCAATTTGCAGGGCTTTTTTAAAATCATCCAGAATGCATAATATCAATAGTTTACAAGTATAGGTCAGGCCTATGGAAGCGTGATTGTTTTGGGCATATAAGACAGGCAAGGTTTTTTCTTCATCATATGCCTCACCAACCAATTTATATTTGTCTTTTGCATTTCCGGTTAAATTATATACCGTTTGTCTGGGAATATTATAAAACAGATCAGCATCTGCCTGCTTCAACAGTTCCATGGGGGTGAGATATTTGTCATATTCAAGTTTTGCAGTGTCAAGATGATACCCGGCAAACAGATACCGCATGCAGTAAAAATTCAAACTATATGACGCCCATTGAAGATTTCCGTTTTCCCTACCGATTTTATAGGATTCAAGAAGATTTTCAAGTCCCCAGCGAAATGGTTTTTTCCAGAAATATATCATTGAGTAAAACATAAATATAGGCGAACAGGCGTATGACTTGTCATGCAATTTGTCAGAGATTTTCAAAGCGATATTGGCAAGTCGAAACCCTAAATCAATATCTCCCAAATTATCGGCAATTACGGATGCGCCAAGGGAAATACCCACTCCTGATTGGGGAATAAGGCCATTTTCAAGTGTCAATTCAAGAATAGTTAGTGATAAATAGGTCAACGCATTCGGATACGTGTTCCAAAAGGGCAACATCACGCTGACTAAAATTCCTACAGCTTCTCTTTTATAGGGATCGCTTATTTTCGGCAGGTCGATTATCGCATCGATACCTATTTCATTTAATCGGGTCTTTACGATTTGAAATTTAGCTTGGGTTTCAGCATACGTTATGGATTCAGGCTCAGGAAACGAAATTCCCATTTCATTGATAACCTTTATAGCCAGGCGAGACGCTTCTTTTAGCATCACAATATTTTCATAATATAAAATTTGCATCTGGTAAATTTTTAATTTATCAAGCAAAGAAGTCGCATTTTTGAGCACGCATTCAAATAATTTTTCAGCCAGTTTATAATCTGTGGCCGCATAAGCAGCCTCAGCGTATTGCGTATATAAAAAAAGGGTCCGCCCATAATCGGTTTCCCAACAATTTTTTTGCATCAATTTTTGGGCATGGTTAAAAAAATCACAAGCTGCTTTATATGCGGAAGATGTTTTGGCTTTTATGCCCGCTTCAATATTCATTTCCAGCAAATGGTTCTTTTCTATTGCATTCAACAGTTTTTGGGCCATATTCCATTGATTGGTGATGGTAAATATATCTTTCGATTTCTCGGAATGATTCAGAAAATAAGAACCGATACGATAATGCAGTTCTTCCCGGTGTTCTTCATCTAACAGTAAATAAGCTGCTTCGTGAACCCTGTCATGAATAAATTTGTTTTCCTCTTTTAATTTTATGATCATGCCTTGATTAAAGGCAGGCATAAGATCTTTTAAAACTTGGGCTTGGTTTTTTTGATATATTGACGCCAACATCGAGATATCAAACAAAACACCAAAGCATGATGCCAGTTTTAACGTATCACATGTTGGAACCGGCAGTTTTTCAATTTTACCGACCATTAGCTCAACAACGTTGGCTGTTATTTCCGCGTCTTTAATCCCTGGTAAATTCAATGCCCATTCTTTTTTATCAAAATACACAAGGTTGTCGGCATATAATTGCTTTAAAAATTCTTTAACAAAAAAAGGATTGCCTGCTGTCTTTTCAAGTATCAGGTTGGACAAGTCTTTTGATTGATCATATTCAAAGCTAAA
It includes:
- a CDS encoding AAA family ATPase yields the protein MIIFDDYNILDTLHSGRNFDIFKGIRKNDNLPVILKMVKPGFATLISTEKLKHEYDMGMRIDAPEIVKYIDLIERQNTIALIMEDIGAKDLKGQIPANGFGLSNFLQLAIQITEAISIIHHKDLIHKHINPSNLIWNSETGRVQMIDFAIASEFSIERLDMQPVNKLEGTLSYISPEQTGRMNRSLDYRTDFYSLGITFYEMLTGCLPFFSTDPMEIIHRHIAVTPQPPDVIKRKIPSVISAIIMKLMSKMAENRYQNAFCLKNDLIRCFKALVDQGKIQAFEIGKHDIYTKLRIPENLYGRKRQIAALLDSFTSASKGNKKILMIAGESGSGKSALVNEVYKQIAEKKGYFIAGKFDPLTLGVPYTALLQAFDSLIRQICAESPERLLIWKNAIKDAIGDNGGVLSEMIPEIEFIIGKQPDVPVLPPTETHNRFNIMIQDFIKVFAAPSHPLVVFLDDLQWADNASIQLLEVLINTSQLQHVLFIGAYRDNEVNLGHPLMILLDKFKKENIAYDVIKPIPLNMDHIIELLSDTFSFEYDQSKDLSNLILEKTAGNPFFVKEFLKQLYADNLVYFDKKEWALNLPGIKDAEITANVVELMVGKIEKLPVPTCDTLKLASCFGVLFDISMLASIYQKNQAQVLKDLMPAFNQGMIIKLKEENKFIHDRVHEAAYLLLDEEHREELHYRIGSYFLNHSEKSKDIFTITNQWNMAQKLLNAIEKNHLLEMNIEAGIKAKTSSAYKAACDFFNHAQKLMQKNCWETDYGRTLFLYTQYAEAAYAATDYKLAEKLFECVLKNATSLLDKLKIYQMQILYYENIVMLKEASRLAIKVINEMGISFPEPESITYAETQAKFQIVKTRLNEIGIDAIIDLPKISDPYKREAVGILVSVMLPFWNTYPNALTYLSLTILELTLENGLIPQSGVGISLGASVIADNLGDIDLGFRLANIALKISDKLHDKSYACSPIFMFYSMIYFWKKPFRWGLENLLESYKIGRENGNLQWASYSLNFYCMRYLFAGYHLDTAKLEYDKYLTPMELLKQADADLFYNIPRQTVYNLTGNAKDKYKLVGEAYDEEKTLPVLYAQNNHASIGLTYTCKLLILCILDDFKKALQIALTPNADVCIRTNPGQYQPYIGIFLFALTLLQNHDDVTETQQNEFLAKAIEIQNMLQDLSEKCPMNFSFMSTLLSAEINRITGNSLIAMTLYDQAASQAKDNDFTNFEALSNELASKFYFSQNLDKIGRLYLQEAFTGYEKWGAIIKIQDMHEKYSDIVEFVCALDSPTMDNVDDISLNLDLNTIIKASQIISGELNLKLLLKRLIHILIENSGAQKGFIVMETDGQLIIEASETVDKNKELADETKNIENCNRLSAAVVKYVMRTKETQLYDDAAKSNLFSKDVYLQKENVKSLLCMPIALKEKVFGVLYLENNASDSVFTKKRISTLDVLVTQAAISIENAYLYETLYKSEEKLKAIFDYAPTVIYTKDINFNYLFINKQFEQLFHVKNEHFKGKTDFDVFSEEIATRFRKNDQKVIMQNKPMVFEEFVQQAGGFHSYLSIKFPLTDKDGNCYAICGILNDITELKKAEAALQKAHDELEQRVEARTKELQEKQLQLAHAGRLASLGELATGIAHELGQPLQIIKAASGIIRDEIENDTFDRQVMPSIAKEISEQVDRAATIIGNMRSFARYDDARESETIDIRIPFRQCLVFFQEQFHHHQIALKLEIAKDLPEIRTNPQKFQQICVNLLSNAHYSVNNKKIDPESRFCKQVIVRLYAMPEKKRVLMEIQDNGIGMSHEIQQRCLEPFFTTKQPGEGTGLGLSITNGLLRELNFELEIISSPDKGSLFKVSMPMAIVLK